The segment AGGATGAAGAGCTGTTCGTTGCAATCGAGAAGGCCCTTCAATTCGAAAAACTCGAATCAGAGAACAAGAGACTTCGGGGCAAGCTGAAAAAGGTTGAGTCAGACAAGAAACTGATTGGAGCCTCAAAACCATTTCGCCAATTGAAGTCGATGATTCACAAGATTGCCGACACCGATGCGACGATTCTGGTCACCGGTGAATCGGGTACTGGGAAAGAAGTGGTAGCGCGAACAATTCATCAGGAGAGTGCCCGCGCCGAGCAGGAATTCATCGCGGTCAATTGTGCCGCGATTCCGAGGGAGTTGATAGAATCCGAGCTGTTCGGACACACGAAAGGCGCATTCACCGGCGCCGTCCGGGACAAAAAGGGCAAATTCGAACTTGCCGATAAAGGGACGTTGCTGCTTGATGAGGTGAGCGAATTGGCCATTGACCTACAGGCTAAGCTGCTGCGTGTTCTCCAGGAAAACGTTATCGAGGCGGTCGGTGCCGAGGTCTTACGACCTATTGATGTGCGACTCATTGCCGCCTCCAACGTTGACCTCCGAGCACGAGTCCGTTCCGGGAAATTTCGCGAAGACCTGTTTTATCGGCTCAATGTGGTTCCGCTTCAGGTTCCGAGCCTCAGGGAACGCCGCGACGATATCCCCCTGTTGGCTCGGGAGTTTGTTCTTAAATACAGCGAACAGGACGAAATCAGCCTTGATCCAAAACTTGTGGACAAACTCATGGAGCATGACTGGCCGGGGAATGTCCGGGAACTTGAGAACCTCATAGCGCGGATGGCGATACTCAGGCGAGGCAACAAACTGACAGCGAAGGATCTTCCGAAGGACTTCGGTCAGTTTGACCCTCGGGATGAAGGCCATGATAGCGATGGCGAGAATCAGGTAACACTCGAAGAAGCAGAAAGAAGAATGATCGTCGAAGCCTTAGAGAAAACCGGCTGGAACAAGACCAAGGCCGCAAAGCGTCTCGATATCCCCCGCCATGTATTGATCTACCGCCTAAAGAAGTTTGAGATCGAGAATCCTGAATGAAATAAGAGGTAAGAAAACGGGCGAGGGTGGATCCTGACCGTCGTCTACCAATGTACCCGGGTGTGCCAGGCGATCAAGACTGATCGGCAGGTGAAGTCCAACGACGTAGTAACCACGCCGAATAATCGTAAACCGTAAGATTCAAACACTTAGAAAAACCGCCGGTCTGCAATGCCCTGACAGACAGACATGACCTCTTTTCCCAAGTGCTCCTCGTAACCCGGCGCATGGGCGATCACATGGCGGCTGTTTCGGCAATGGGTTTTCTTGATGTACTGTCACGTTACCTCGGCAGTCGGTTCAACAAAGTCGTCTTTCAATTGGATAACTCCTTTCTCATGAGTCAGTTGGTATTCGAGTTGACTCGTTGTTTTTGGTCAGGACAGCGACGGGATGAAGGCACGGTCCCTTCGGCTCTGTTGCGTCAGTCTTCGCGGTTGAAGAGTCCATCACCCTCAGGGCACTTTCCAGCAAGAGCTCGGCAACAAGCGACACTCGTTCTCGTTGGTTGAGCCTACCGCTATATGTAGTCGAACGCGACATAAACAGGGCTTAAGCGCCTTATACCTCGTTGCCCCAGCTTTTCCAGCCGCGGCGGCGGTTCCGGGCGAACAACTCCAGATACCGCATTCCGGGGTACATGTGCTCAATCATCTCGTAAACCGAGTGCGGCTTTTTGCTATGGATGGTTCGTTTCTCACGAAACACCGAACGGAGCCGTTGCGACGGTGGCGGCACCGGAAACGTGCCCTTGCGGCCGACCAGTAACAATTCGTGTTGATTTCGCCACCAGACGCCAAGCCCCATGATCTCCTTGTCCCACACAGCATGGCTGCGATACCGAAAGCCCCAAGCTTCCATAACTTCCAGCGCATTACCAAGTATGGCCGGTGGCGTCCACAGATACAGAACCGAATCTGCGGCCGAAGGAATCTGTAAGCTCTTTATGTCCTGCAAATCCATAGTCGGGTAGTGCTTCTCTATTTTGGTATTCATGCCCGACCATTTGTAGCGCCAGGGTGGATCGGCATAGATGATATCGAACCTCCCACGTGGCATGGGAGGTGTGTCTACACCGGCTGCAACATCAATCCGAATCAAGTGCTCAGGGATCGTGTGCCTATTCCAGATTGGTGCACCTGCTTGATGCAACCAGTGCACCGGTTGTCTGTCCCGATGTACCTCCCGATGACCTGCCGAAAGGCTGTTGTTTCCGTAAGAGTTAAGACGACTAGACATTTTGGATTCCCTTTCATTAAGCGCCGGTAGTTCGTCCCCGACGCCTGTGTGGTCTATTAGGTGTTGATTTACTGCGCCTAGGCGACCGAAGCCTTCGTGTGACTCGTCTTACAGGCCATTCAGGTAGCAGCCGTCGGGCGAGCCAGAACACGAACACCAAAAAGGCAATGGCCAGCAGTAGTGGCATTAAGCTATCGATGTTGGTCAAAATCGTGATTACAAGTGCGATCCCGAGCACGGCTGTTACAGTTCGCACAATCAAGCCAGGTTGGTTAAAGAGGCGGAACAACCGATTGACGACGTAGCCGCCGGGAGCCGGTTCGCTGAGCCGTGCGCTGCCGCATAACCCGCAATACTGGCTATCGGGCGGGTTTTCGTGCCCGCTCTGACAAAGCCTGAGATTCCAGGTACGGCCGCAATAGTGGCACCGTTCCGGCTGACCGGGTGAGATTCTCCTGCACGACGGGCACCAACGCATGCTAGCTACGCTCCTTTGTGACTTCCTGACGATGCAGTGAAGTGGTCGTTTGTTGCCCCGGCATATTCCAAACGGAGCCGAAAAGCGGGTTTTGTGTGACTTCTGTGAGAGTGCCGACCAATACTCGCAGTGAAGGCGACTGTGGCAGTCTTGCGGCGAGACTTGCCGCTCTGCCTGAGGACGTGGTTACAATCAGAACCGTCAGCCGACTGAGCTTGAACAGCTTTCGGAAATAGCCGGATGACTGGGCCAATTGATAGAGTTCGAGCTTTCGGCGAAGGCGTCGAAGCGACTCACTGCCAGTATCCAGTTCCAGACAGAAGTGGTACAGCAGTCGGTTAATGGCGTATCGACCATACCCGTCCGGCCTCGGCATGACTGCCAACGGCACTTTGGCCGTCTGGCAAGTATTGAGGAAGGCGTATTCGTTAAGCCAGGAGATCCATTCACCTCCGGACGTTTTCAAACAGTGGCCGATTAATGCGGCAGCGAAGTCGCTGATGCCAAGATCATGCGCCAGCGTGCTGTCGGGCATGCGCCGAATTCGACGTCGGCGGCGCAGTAGCATATCCAGATCATTCTGGCTTATAGAAGCAAGGTGCCGGATACCTTCTCGGCCGAGATAGTAAATAGCTGGTGCGGACCCCGATTGCACTGGCATGAATCGCCGTTCCACCAAACCGGCATCGAATAATTGCCTTAGGCGACGATTGATTCGGGTGACACACGGCCAGTCCAGGAGCAATTGCAACTGCTCCCGAGTGAGAAGGAGATGTCGGTCCAGCAAGTTGAGTAGCTCTCGATCTCGATCACTCAAGACCAGGCGGGGCGCACTTTGCCGTCTGGAGGGGTTGGCTCTCATCAGAATCCCCCTTCGCGATAGCCGGGCGGCAAGTCATGATTGCCTCTGTCCGGATCAGCGTCAGACGCCGGTAGCTCGTTTACCTTGGGTGGCTCAGATTTGGGCGGCTCACCAAAACTGGAGTGCTCATCGGAAGACGCCGGGGGCCACGTTACACCGCCGACGTTGCGGTACATTTGGCGGACCATTTGCTCTTCGATCCGACTGAGCTTCTCCGGAATGGGGAGATAATCGACTGATACCTGGCGGGCCGGTTTCCCGCCGACAAAGACCATCGCCTCGCCAACTCCGAGCCGGGCGATACGGCTTCTGAGTAACTCCCGTTCCTCCCCTTGCAGTTCTGCCGTTACGGTCTTGAGATTCTCGGCGTCCATACGAAAGCAGCAGCGTACCGCGCAGTTGGTGAGAATGGTCGAGCGCATGGCTCGGTCCATGCCGGTTAGCGACTGGCCGCTCAAGAGGACCGGAATCTTCAGCTTGCGAAACTCGTTTAGGGCCGGAGCAATGATCTCGTGGACTCCGGCCAAGGCGTTGAATTCGTCGATTATAAGAGTCGACAGGTGGCGCTCCGGCTCCGGAATGGGCAAGCGCGCGAAAGCTGCCTGTTGCTCGACTGCCAGAATGATACTGGCGACTAGTTCAGCATCCCGTCCGAGAATGCCCTTATTGAGGTCAAAGAGAACGAGCATGCGATCATTCAGGCATTGGAACAGGTCAAGATCGGACGTATTCGATCCGAACATGACGCGGAGCTTCGGATCGGCCAGAAAGGTGCTGAGTCGCGGGAGGAAAACCTGCGTGTAGAAGTCGCGCATGGCATCAGAGAGATGAAGCCAGCGATTGAGAAAGTAATTACGGCAGGCTTCATTGCGAACAGTCTGACAATGGTGATGCAGGAGGGCAGGATTTCTAAGTAGCGGTTCGGTCATTGTCAGCGGCAAACCATGCTCGGCCATCAAACAGAAGGTGTTGGCTATCAATTCACTTGAGGGCGCACCCCAGGTTGCCTCGGGCCATTGTCGGCGGAGCATAAGTTCCATGTGCTGCCCGACTCGATGCGGTTTGGCCCATGTCACTTTGGCCAGCGGATTGAATCGAACCAGCGGGGCCTGGTCATCAAAGGAGACGACGAGGATTCTGCTCAAGACTCGCTTGGGCAGGACGCCGGTGGTGACCAATCGGGCTGCCAGTGAGAGGAACTTGGGAACAGCGTCATGAATGTCGACCATCAGTCCGCCATAGCCATGCATGAGCAAGTTCACGAGGAAGACGAATATCAATGAAGTCTTCCCGCCACCGGACGAGCCCAGCGAGACAGCGTGGCGCTGCAAATCAGACAATTCTATGGCGAACGGCTCAATGACTCGACAATCTGTCAAGGCGCTCGCCTCTCCGATCTGCAATCGTCCCGCGCCCGGACTCGCATTCGACTTCGCCGATCGGGGTCGAGCCAACAGCCGTTCAAAGAGCGGTATGAGCATCCGTTCTATCGCCGTCATGATTGTCCCTCACGATTTTCACCGCACAGCGGACATTCGGGATTTCTCGGGACAGTGCGGACAAGCTCCGGCATGAAACCGGCCAGGCGAATCTCCCGATAGTTCCAGCCAATCGGGCGGCCCATAACCAGCGAGTCGACGGCGAATGATGTCAGAGCAGCGGCCAGCTTGAGCGGATCGATGATGGCCGGTACGCCGGGACAGGGGGTGATGTCAATGTTGATTGCGTGCGGCAGGATGCAACCGAAACAGGCTTCGCCAGGACGTTGCACCAAGCAGTAACATTGATCGCCGTCGCGTGATACGGCGCAGAACAGAGCCGGTACGTGCTTTCTCATAGCCCATTCCGCGACGGCCCGCCGCGACTGATCGGAGTCTACACCACAAATGACGACAGCGGGAGTAAGATCGAGACCTCGCTCCAGCGCCGCTTCGAAGAAATAGGGATAGGCATTGATGTGACTGCCCATACAACCGTCTTGCGCCAGATTGCGAGCAAGGCGTTCAGCCTTATTCTTCCACAAGTCTTTGGGTGTAAATTGTTGCCGGTTGAGATTGGACAAGTCGACGGTGTCACCGTCAAAACAATGGATTTCTCCATAGCCTTTCTTGACCAATGAGTGAAGTATCTCACCCCCAAGTCCTCCGCAGCCGACCTGCAGCACGGTCGTGTCCCAGGCAGTTTGCTGATTCCAATTCGGAATGCCTTCCTGGCGAGACCATACCCGGTCGCGCTCGGTACCCTGATCTCTCAGATCGGGACTTTGAAACGATTTAGACTTCAGTGAGCCGATAGAGCTTTTCCGCCGCATGGCGAACTCCTTTCCCTGTGACACAAACACGAAACGGCATCCGGTGAGAAAAGAATCGGGCGTAGCCATCGCGCGAATAGATGATCCCCACCGTGCGATAGCCAGCCGTTTCCAGCTGCATCTGATTGGTCAGATCGATCTGTGACGGCAGATTCGAAGATTTCCCGCGGCCCGGATGCATGTGTAGATACGCCGTCAGCAGACTGCCCCGTTTTTCGAGTTGCGCCAGGATTCGGCTGGTAGCGGCCGCATTCGAAGTCGCCCGCCCGTACTCGGAGCGGTCGTGCTCAATGTCTACGGTGCGCTCGATAGTGAGCAGGTCATTGAAAGCAGTGCCGGTTGCGTACCGAATCACTTCGTTCTCATACTGCCGCAGAAGTTCGTACTCATTGTAAAGCAGTTCGGAGCTCACCAAGAAAGTAGGTTGGTTAGGCAAAGTATCACTGGCCAAAGCTCTGGCATGAGTTAGGCCGTACAGGAGCTCGTGATCTGTCATCAGCCGCCTGAAGATCGCCTCAGCATCGGCAATGTCTCCTTTGGTCAAGGCAGATCTCAGGGCGGTGAAATCTACCTGCGATTGCATGCCTAGACTTTGACACAATTGCTCCAGACGCTCTACGGTTAGCTTTCGCAAAAACCGTTCTCGTTCCATTTTCTATTTCCTTTCGATACAAGTGATTGACCCTTTATCCCTCGAATGCCTGGCGCAGGGTTAGTTCTATGCCCACGATCCCGTCAACAACCGATCTGCCTCGACGTGAAAAGTGAACTTCGTAAACGTCATCTCCTTTGCGGATGAAACAGGGGCCGTGAGGGCCGGACAGTACTTCCTGCGGCGGGTCGTAGATGTAGTATGACCACTTGGTGGCGTGGCGTTTGACGATGCGACCCTGCCACGCTCCGAACGGGCTGACCCGGTACCATCCGAAAAAACTGTCGCCACGCCGTTGCCACCGGCGATCCATCCACAGCGGCCGGAACCTTCGCGTGATATTGACCATGGTCTTTTCTCCTTTCTGGTTGGAGGCGGGTGGGAGACGCCGGTTCTGCCCGACGCCTCCCTGCACCGACTCGGTTCGGTACGCTTACCGGCTCCCGCCGTGGTGATGGATAACATGGCCCACGTCGGTCCGACTCGCGGCATGCAGCTTCTCGCCGTCCTTGATTTCGGCGTAGATGTTTTCCGTATTGCCGAACACGTGAGCGCCGTTGTCCTTGGACAGGACAAAGTCCTCCCCGATTCCGAGATCGCGGAAGATGTCCTCGGGTGTGGTACCGGGTTCAATAGTCACGTCGTGACTACGCCCTGAACCGGCGATTACGATTACAACTTGCTTCATGACAAACTCCTTTCAGTTTGAGGGTTTTGTTTGCTTGTCACGAAGCCAAAATGGACCGCTTTCAGATGCGAGTCCACCCAGTCGTTATGTAAGGATTGTAAGGACGGGAATTAGAGGCTTGGAATCGTGTAACCGCGACCTCGTTTGGTCACGATGATATGCTTGACGGGGAGTTTTTTGCGGATTTCGGCGATGAAATAATGAGCCCTACGAGGTACGCCTTCCAGCGATTCGGCGAACTCCTCATACAGTTTGATTATGTCAGTGTTTGACACGAAATGACCCTCGCGCTCGACCAATAGGTTGAAAATGGCAAGCTGGAGGTCGGATAGTTGGCCGATGGAGAGTGTTTCCTCACCGTAAATCTCACCAGAAATCAGGTCAATTCGGACGCCGTGACGCGAAAATACCGTAACGGCCGACTTCTTAAGTGAAGTGATAAAATCCCTGAGATCACGTTTCAGGGTCTGGGCCAACAGGCCAGAATGTGGGGAGTCATCAACTCCGGACTTTGATAGGTCCCGAATTCGGCGTGACAGTTCAGCCGCCTGACCGCTTGGTCCGGTTTTGTTGAGCGATCCGAAGGCATGAGAAAACTGATCAAGCGTTTGACTTAGGATAGTGCTGTGCAGTAGGAAATCGGGTGCGATGAATTCGATAGCTCTCTTCAAGTGATGAATGGCCTGTTTGTAATCCCCAAGACCATTATAGGCCGTACCATAACCGAGCGGAACGAAAGGAAAAAGGGATTGCGATTTGAATCGCTTCGTCTCCTTCTCGGCAAACCTGAACCACTCCAACGCTCTCTTGAAATCGCGCTTGTGAAGAAGCAAATTACCGACGCGCTTGAGAATGTCTGCCGACTTGGTCGAGACGTCGTGTTTCTCGGAAGCGCTCAGTGCGGCGTCATACATCCTCTCAGCCTTGTCGAAGTCGCCGACAGACCTGTAAATATCACCCTGACATAACAGACTTTCAACGAATAGTTCGAGTTGCTCCATTGAGGCCGATTGTACGTGCTCCAACAGATCCAGAGCCTTCTCATAGTTTCCCATAGCTCCATAGACCTGCCCTTGCTGAAGCATGGTCTCCAACCGCGATCGGGAGTTATCAGCATCGTCTGAGATGTGAAGTGCCTGGCGAAGATATACCAGCGCTTGATTGTGATTTTGTCTCAAGCTGTCTATAGACGCAAGTTGGACCAGAGCGTCTGCTTCCAAAGCCGCCAGACCGTGATCACGAGCAATTACCAGCGCCTCGGCGGTTTGCTCTTCAGCTTTGGCGTATTCCAGGTACTGCAGAAACAGGTAGCCGGATTCGATCAGCGCGTTCGCATACGTTTCCTGTGGGCACCTGTCTAGTGCCATTTTGACGAATTTGGTTGCCAGGCGCTTGGCCTTGGTCGCCTCACCTGTAGACATCAATGCTTTCGTCTGAAGAATGAGACATTCGACCTGACGTGGGAAGTCCTTTGTCCTTTGAGCTTCCTTGAGAGCCTTCTCTGAAGCTTTAAATGATGCGCCAAACTCGTCCTGCAAATAGAGGCGTTCGGCTTTGGTAATTAGTTCGCTATCTTTCATTAAGCAAGTACGGCATCAAAGTGACTCATGGTGATCTGAATAAGTGGCATTTCCCAGCACTCCTGCTAAGAGTTTTCACTGTTCGCCACAAAGGCACCTGCTAGAAAGAGCCCAATACCCCAGAGTATTCCTGTGGCAATATTCTTTTCATGCTTCTTACGCAATAAGAATTGCTGCATCCCACGGATCGATGACTCTGGTCTTCGATAATCTAGGAGAATATA is part of the Candidatus Zixiibacteriota bacterium genome and harbors:
- a CDS encoding sigma-54 dependent transcriptional regulator, which gives rise to MKILLADDDSSVRRVLQFKLEKKGFKVDTAADGLQALEAIKSAPYDLLLSDIRMPKMDGIELLNEAKTAQPAIKVILITAHATVNQAVQAVKLGAFDYITKPFEDEELFVAIEKALQFEKLESENKRLRGKLKKVESDKKLIGASKPFRQLKSMIHKIADTDATILVTGESGTGKEVVARTIHQESARAEQEFIAVNCAAIPRELIESELFGHTKGAFTGAVRDKKGKFELADKGTLLLDEVSELAIDLQAKLLRVLQENVIEAVGAEVLRPIDVRLIAASNVDLRARVRSGKFREDLFYRLNVVPLQVPSLRERRDDIPLLAREFVLKYSEQDEISLDPKLVDKLMEHDWPGNVRELENLIARMAILRRGNKLTAKDLPKDFGQFDPRDEGHDSDGENQVTLEEAERRMIVEALEKTGWNKTKAAKRLDIPRHVLIYRLKKFEIENPE
- a CDS encoding MT-A70 family methyltransferase; this translates as MPRGRFDIIYADPPWRYKWSGMNTKIEKHYPTMDLQDIKSLQIPSAADSVLYLWTPPAILGNALEVMEAWGFRYRSHAVWDKEIMGLGVWWRNQHELLLVGRKGTFPVPPPSQRLRSVFREKRTIHSKKPHSVYEMIEHMYPGMRYLELFARNRRRGWKSWGNEV
- a CDS encoding replication-relaxation family protein, with translation MRANPSRRQSAPRLVLSDRDRELLNLLDRHLLLTREQLQLLLDWPCVTRINRRLRQLFDAGLVERRFMPVQSGSAPAIYYLGREGIRHLASISQNDLDMLLRRRRRIRRMPDSTLAHDLGISDFAAALIGHCLKTSGGEWISWLNEYAFLNTCQTAKVPLAVMPRPDGYGRYAINRLLYHFCLELDTGSESLRRLRRKLELYQLAQSSGYFRKLFKLSRLTVLIVTTSSGRAASLAARLPQSPSLRVLVGTLTEVTQNPLFGSVWNMPGQQTTTSLHRQEVTKERS
- a CDS encoding ThiF family adenylyltransferase translates to MATPDSFLTGCRFVFVSQGKEFAMRRKSSIGSLKSKSFQSPDLRDQGTERDRVWSRQEGIPNWNQQTAWDTTVLQVGCGGLGGEILHSLVKKGYGEIHCFDGDTVDLSNLNRQQFTPKDLWKNKAERLARNLAQDGCMGSHINAYPYFFEAALERGLDLTPAVVICGVDSDQSRRAVAEWAMRKHVPALFCAVSRDGDQCYCLVQRPGEACFGCILPHAINIDITPCPGVPAIIDPLKLAAALTSFAVDSLVMGRPIGWNYREIRLAGFMPELVRTVPRNPECPLCGENREGQS
- a CDS encoding tetratricopeptide repeat protein translates to MKDSELITKAERLYLQDEFGASFKASEKALKEAQRTKDFPRQVECLILQTKALMSTGEATKAKRLATKFVKMALDRCPQETYANALIESGYLFLQYLEYAKAEEQTAEALVIARDHGLAALEADALVQLASIDSLRQNHNQALVYLRQALHISDDADNSRSRLETMLQQGQVYGAMGNYEKALDLLEHVQSASMEQLELFVESLLCQGDIYRSVGDFDKAERMYDAALSASEKHDVSTKSADILKRVGNLLLHKRDFKRALEWFRFAEKETKRFKSQSLFPFVPLGYGTAYNGLGDYKQAIHHLKRAIEFIAPDFLLHSTILSQTLDQFSHAFGSLNKTGPSGQAAELSRRIRDLSKSGVDDSPHSGLLAQTLKRDLRDFITSLKKSAVTVFSRHGVRIDLISGEIYGEETLSIGQLSDLQLAIFNLLVEREGHFVSNTDIIKLYEEFAESLEGVPRRAHYFIAEIRKKLPVKHIIVTKRGRGYTIPSL